The following are encoded in a window of Phaseolus vulgaris cultivar G19833 chromosome 3, P. vulgaris v2.0, whole genome shotgun sequence genomic DNA:
- the LOC137808615 gene encoding kinesin-like protein KIN-14E: MITDVPPSMMQSSRSSRYSFGSSNGNDDTPAHNGAAVVNVDDYDSDSSNFAPPTPSTMSMNVPAELAGAVPLINRFQVDGFLKLMQKQIQSGGKRGFFSKRSVGPQVREKITFEDMLSFQKDPIPTSLLKLNVDLVSRATKLFQIILKYMGIDPSDRVTPISLDERVELVGKLYKQNLKRPELRDELFVQISKQTRNNPERQYLIKAWELMYLCASSMSPSKDISSYLSEYIHNIATGVGTDSEIQILALNSLNALKHSVKAGPRHIIPGREEIEALLTGRKLTTIVFFLDETFEEIAYDMSTTVSDAVQELAGLIKLSAYSSFSLFECRKVVTGSKAPDLGNEEYIGLDENKYIGDLLAEFKVAKDRSKGEILHCKLIFKKKLFRESDEAVTEPMFVQLSYVQLQHDYILGNYPIGRDDAAQLSALQILAEIGFLSTPESCTDWNSLLERFLPRQISMTRAKREWEYDIISRYRSLENLTKDDARQQFLRILRALPYGNSVFFNVRKIDDPIGLLPGRIILGINKRGIHFFRPVPKEYLHSAELRDIMQFGSSNTAVFFKMRVAGVLHIFQFETKQGEEICVALQTHINDVMLRRYSKARSGGGGGAGSLNGDISNNSSKPPNMELYEKRVQDLSKLIEESQKNADQLLEELRVKQRQEEKMQEELDGLKESLKADKKNLDSVTSDRDRLRSLCNEKDKELQAAILDKRNMESRMAKLSNAVIENTAKKDLANAGNRQVTQKLEDELKICKYELFAANEIVKSLKSEKMILEQNLSALEKRNAGEISSLQWKLEQERKAVKSEAYELERRLEGCRQELLAAKATISVKDSELVSMQNNLKELEELREMKEDIDRKNEQTAAILKMQGAQLAEMETLYKEEQVLRKRYFNVIEDMKGKIRVYCRLRPLNEKEMAEKEREVLTAVDEFTVEYPWKDDKPKQYIYDRVFDAGATQESVFEDTKYLVQSAVDGYNVCIFAYGQTGSGKTFTIYGSDNNPGLTPRAISELFRILRRDNNKYSFSLKAYIVELYQDTLIDLLAPKNGKHSKLDIKKDSTGMVVVENVTVMSISTIEELNNIIQRGSERRHISGTQMNDESSRSHLILSIVIESTNLQSQSVARGKLSFVDLAGSERVKKSGSTGSQLKEAQSINKSLSALADVISALSSGGQHTPYRNHKLTMLMSDSLGGNAKTLMFVNVSPAESNLDETHNSLMYASRVRSIVNDPSKNVSSKEIARLKKLVAYWKQQAGRGHEYEDLEEIQDERPTKENGNGNR; encoded by the exons ATGATCACTGATGTGCCCCCATCTATGATGCAAAGCAGTAGGTCAAGCAGATATTCCTTTGGCTCTAGCAATGGCAATGATGATACCCCAGCACACAACGGTGCTGCTGTTGTCAATGTTGATGACTATGATAGTGATAGTTCCAATTTTGCCCCACC CACGCCATCAACTATGTCAATGAATGTTCCAGCAGAACTCGCTGGAGCTGTACCCCTGATCAACAGATTCCAG GTGGAtggatttttaaaattgatgcAGAAGCAAATTCAATCTGGTGGGAAACGTGGATTTTTTTCTAAAAGGTCTGTAGGTCCTCAAGTTCGAGAAAAAATTACATTTGAGGACATGTTGAGTTTTCAAAAg GATCCAATTCCAACATCATTGCTCAAGTTAAATGTTGATTTAGTAAGCCGGGCTACAAAATTATTccaaataattttgaaatatatggGAATTGATCCATCTGATCGAGTAACTCCTATAAGCTTAGATGAACGGGTTGAGCTTGTAGGGAAGCTGTACAAGCAAAATTTGAAACGACCAGAACTACGAGATGAACTTTTTGTTCAGATATCAAAGCAAACAAGAAATAACCCGGAGAG GCAATACTTGATTAAAGCATGGGAGCTCATGTATTTATGTGCATCTTCAATGTCTCCTAGTAAAGACATTAGCAGTTACCTATCAGAATACATTCATAACATAGCAACTGGTGTGGGTACTGATTCTGAGATCCAAATACTTGCATTAaattcattaaatgctttgaagcATTCTGTCAAGGCTGGTCCCAGACATATAATTCCTGGACGTGAGGAGATTGAAGCTCTATTGACCGGGAGAAAGCTTACAACAATAGTGTTTTTCCTGGATGAAACATTTGAAGAAATTGCATATGACATGTCAACCACAGTTTCTGATGCTGTTCAG GAACTTGCAGGGCTCATTAAACTGTCCGCATACTCCAGCTTTAGTCTATTTGAATGTCGTAAAGTTGTTACTGGCTCCAAAGCACCTGATCTTGGGAATG AGGAGTACATTGGGTTAgatgaaaacaaatatattgGGGATCTGCTGGCAGAATTCAAAGTTGCAAAGGATCGAAGTAAAGGAGAAATCTTGCACTGTAAATTGATATTCAAGAAAAAGTTATTTCGTGAGTCAGATGAAGCTGTGACAGAACCAATGTTTGTGCAATTGTCTTACGTACAA TTGCAACATGATTATATTTTGGGCAATTATCCTATTGGAAGGGATGATGCAGCTCAGCTTTCTGCTCTACAAATCTTGGCTGAGATTGGTTTTCTTAGCACACCAGAATCATGCAC TGACTGGAATTCACTGCTGGAGCGTTTTCTGCCAAGACAAATTTCAATGACACGAGCAAAACGGGAATGGGAGTATGACATTATTTCTCGTTATCGATCATTG GAGAATCTGACAAAAGATGATGCACGGCAACAATTTCTACGTATATTGAGAGCACTGCCTTATGGAAATTCTGTTTTCTTCAATGTCCGCAAGATTGATGATCCTATTGGACTCTTACCTGGTCGGATAATTTTGGGAATTAATAAAAGAGGG ATTCATTTTTTCCGACCAGTTCCTAAGGAATATTTGCACTCTGCTGAGTTGAGAGACATAATGCAATTTGGAAGCAGCAATACTGCAGTCTTTTTTAAAATGAGAGTTGCAGGAGTTCTTCACATATTCCAGTTTGAAACCAAGCAG GGAGAGGAAATTTGTGTAGCTCTTCAGACTCATATAAATGATGTAATGCTGCGCCGCTACTCGAAAGCACGAtctggtggtggtggtggtgctgGTTCTTTGAATGGAGATATTTCTAACAATTCTTCTAAACCTCCTAATATGGAGTTATATGAGAAGCGTGTTCAAGACTTGTCAAAACTAATTGAAGAATCTCAAAAAAATGCTGATCAA TTGCTTGAAGAATTACGTGTGAAGCAAAGACAAGAAGAGAAAATGCAAGAAGAATTGGATGGCTtgaaagaatccttaaaagCTGATAAGAAAAATCTAGATTCTGTTACAAGTGACCGTGATAGACTTAGATCATTATgcaatgaaaaagataaggaactACAG GCTGCTATTCTAGACAAAAGGAATATGGAATCCAGGATGGCCAAGTTAAGTAATGCGGTGATAGAGAACACTGCCAAAAAGGATCTTGCTAATGCTGGAAATAGACAG GTGACTCAAAAGCTTGAAGATGAGCTAAAAATTTGTAAATATGAGCTGTTTGCAGCCAATGAAATTGTCAAAAGCTTGAAAAGTgaaaaaatgattttggaaCAGAATTTATCTGCACTTGAGAAGAGGAATGCTGGAGAg ATTAGTTCCCTTCAATGGAAACTTGAGCAAGAACGCAAAGCTGTTAAGTCTGAAGCATACGAGCTTGAAAGAAGGCTAGAAGGGTGTAGACAAGAATTATTGGCTGCTAAGGCTACTATTTCAGTCAAGGACTCTGAGTTGGTTTCAATGCAAAATAATTTGAAGGAACTAGAAGAATTGAGAGAAATGAAAGAG GATATTGATAGAAAGAATGAACAGACAGCTGCCATACTGAAAATGCAAGGAGCTCAACTAGCTGAAATGGAAACACTTTATAAGGAAGAACAGGTTTTAAGGAAGCGCTATTTTAATGTAATAGAAG ACATGAAAGGCAAGATTAGAGTTTACTGTCGACTAAGGCCTCTCAATGAAAAAGAGATGGctgagaaagaaagagaagttcTCACTGCAGTTGATGAGTTTACAGTTGAATATCCATGGAAAGATGATAAGCCAAAGCAGTACATATATGACCGTGTTTTTGATGCTGGTGCAACTCAAGAAAGTGTATTTGAGGATACAAAG TATTTGGTGCAGTCTGCTGTAGATGGTTACAATGTTTGCATATTTGCTTATGGTCAAACTGGCTCTGGAAAGACATTTACAATCTATGGATCAGACAACAACCCTGGACTTACCCCTCGTGCAATTTCAGAACTTTTTAGAATTTTAAGAAGAGATAATAACAAGTACTCTTTTTCCTTGAAG GCATACATAGTGGAATTGTATCAAGATACCCTCATAGATCTTTTGGCACCAAAGAATGGAAAACATTCAAAATTGGATATCAAGAAGGATTCAACG GGAATGGTAGTTGTGGAAAATGTGACAGTTATGTCAATTTCTACAATTGAAGAATTGAATAACATAATACAAAGAGGATCTGAACGGCGACATATATCAGGAACCCAAATGAATGATGAAAGTTCAAGATCTCATCTCATTCTATCAATTGTAATTGAAAGTACCAACCTTCAAAGTCAGTCAGTTGCAAGGGGAAAg CTGAGTTTTGTGGATCTTGCTGGTTCAGAAAGAGTGAAAAAGTCAGGTTCTACTGGGAGTCAGCTTAAGGAAGCTCAAAGCATTAACAAGTCATTATCAGCCCTTGCAGATGTTATCAGTGCTTTGTCTTCTGGTGGTCAACACACACCATACAGGAATCACAAGTTAACCATGTTGATGAGTGATTCACTTGGTGGTAATGCCAAAACTCTAATGTTTGTGAATGTTTCTCCAGCAGAATCAAATTTGGATGAGACACATAACTCTCTCAT GTACGCATCCCGAGTAAGATCCATTGTGAATGACCCCAGCAAGAATGTTTCTTCAAAGGAGATAGCAAGGCTGAAGAAGCTGGTTGCATATTGGAAACAGCAAGCTGGTAGAGGACATGAGTATGAAGACTTAGAAGAAATTCAAGATGAAAGACCAACTAAAGAGAATGGTAATGGCAATAGGTAA